One Streptomyces sp. NBC_01237 genomic region harbors:
- a CDS encoding glycosyltransferase family 2 protein gives MPAAQHPAVSVIMPVLNEERHLRNAIRHILEQEYAGEMEVVIALGPSTDRTDEIAAELVAEDPRVHTVPNPTGRTPAALNAAIKASSHPVVVRVDGHGMLSPNYIATAVRLLEETGAQNVGGIMHAEGENAWEDAVAAAMTSKIGVGNAAFHTGGQAGPAETVYLGVFRREALERADGYNVEFIRAQDWELNFRIREAGGLIWFSPELKVQYRPRPSIKALAKQYKDYGRWRHVVARYHAGSINLRYLAPPTAVCAIAAGIVVGAAVTPWAFVVPAGYVAAIVAGSLPAGKGLSLKGRAQIPLALATMHMSWGYGFLTSPRSLARKVIASRRPAAPRQTV, from the coding sequence ATGCCTGCCGCGCAGCACCCCGCCGTCTCCGTGATCATGCCGGTACTCAACGAGGAACGCCATCTCAGGAACGCGATCCGGCACATCCTGGAGCAGGAGTACGCCGGTGAGATGGAGGTCGTGATCGCACTCGGCCCCTCCACGGACCGCACCGACGAGATCGCCGCGGAACTCGTCGCGGAGGACCCCCGGGTCCACACCGTCCCCAACCCCACCGGCCGCACCCCCGCCGCCCTCAACGCCGCGATCAAGGCCTCCAGCCACCCCGTCGTGGTGCGGGTCGACGGGCACGGGATGCTCTCGCCGAACTACATCGCGACCGCGGTCCGGCTGCTGGAGGAGACCGGGGCGCAGAACGTCGGCGGCATCATGCACGCCGAGGGCGAGAACGCCTGGGAGGACGCCGTCGCCGCCGCGATGACCTCGAAGATCGGCGTCGGCAACGCGGCCTTCCACACGGGCGGCCAGGCGGGTCCGGCCGAGACGGTGTACCTGGGCGTCTTCCGCCGCGAGGCCCTGGAGCGGGCGGACGGCTACAACGTGGAGTTCATCCGCGCCCAGGACTGGGAGCTGAACTTCCGTATCCGCGAGGCGGGCGGCCTGATCTGGTTCTCGCCCGAGCTGAAGGTCCAGTACCGCCCGCGCCCCTCCATCAAGGCGCTCGCCAAGCAGTACAAGGACTACGGCCGTTGGCGCCACGTCGTCGCCCGCTACCACGCGGGCTCGATCAACCTGCGCTACCTGGCCCCGCCGACGGCCGTCTGCGCCATCGCGGCGGGCATCGTGGTGGGCGCCGCCGTCACCCCGTGGGCCTTCGTCGTCCCGGCCGGCTATGTGGCGGCCATCGTCGCCGGGTCGCTGCCCGCCGGGAAGGGGCTGTCGCTGAAGGGCCGCGCGCAGATCCCGCTCGCGCTGGCCACCATGCACATGTCCTGGGGCTACGGCTTCCTCACCAGCCCGCGCTCCCTGGCGAGGAAGGTCATCGCCAGCCGCCGCCCGGCGGCACCCCGGCAGACGGTCTGA
- a CDS encoding LCP family protein, with amino-acid sequence MPTPHRSSRSPHPRTTPPQARPARRPRTRKQDERPRWGMRVATGLSVLVLGAGGIGHAVVSGLETGIDRVDPFKDMKNRPAAGHGMNLLLVGTDGRDRITEAERTKYRLGGAPCHCTDTIMLVHLSADKERASVVSLPRDSYAEIPAHTDRNTGKHHATHPVKLNAAYAEGGPTLTVRTVEHMTGVKVDHYLEVDFTSFMRTVDAVGGVKICTAGPMKDSYTGLDLAAGTHELDGGQALQYVRSRHIDGASDLGRMQRQQKFIAALIKQATSSGVLLNPVKFQRVSSSMLGSVRADKGFGTEQMLTLGKAMRGFSPASSEFTSVPVGNVSFPVKGIGSTVQWDAKKSKKLFRALREDRPLASRKVGGPQKPKGALVDVAPQQIRVQVYNGTPKDGLGKEMDDALRATGFDTTRAPLNGELRDLRRTLVTFDPRWDRSARSLAAALPGSELRAVQGQGGTMKVTAGSDFGTVQRVRAESPQQGKFGAVTGDEVVCP; translated from the coding sequence GTGCCCACGCCTCACCGATCGTCCCGATCGCCGCACCCCCGCACCACTCCCCCGCAGGCCAGACCGGCGCGGCGGCCCCGGACCCGGAAGCAGGACGAGCGGCCCCGCTGGGGCATGCGGGTGGCCACGGGTCTGTCCGTGCTCGTGCTGGGCGCGGGCGGGATCGGCCATGCGGTGGTGAGCGGGCTGGAAACCGGAATCGACCGCGTCGACCCCTTCAAGGACATGAAGAACCGGCCCGCGGCGGGGCACGGCATGAATCTGCTCCTCGTCGGGACCGACGGCCGGGACAGGATCACCGAGGCCGAGAGAACGAAGTACCGGCTGGGCGGCGCCCCCTGCCACTGCACCGACACGATCATGCTGGTCCATCTGTCGGCCGACAAGGAGCGGGCGAGCGTCGTCAGCCTCCCGCGCGACAGTTACGCCGAGATCCCCGCGCACACCGACCGGAACACGGGCAAGCACCACGCCACCCACCCGGTGAAACTGAACGCCGCCTACGCGGAGGGCGGACCGACCCTGACCGTACGGACCGTCGAGCACATGACCGGTGTCAAGGTCGATCACTATCTGGAGGTCGACTTCACCAGCTTCATGAGGACGGTCGACGCCGTGGGCGGGGTGAAGATCTGCACGGCCGGGCCGATGAAGGACTCGTACACCGGTCTCGACCTGGCCGCGGGCACCCATGAGCTGGACGGCGGTCAGGCCCTTCAGTACGTACGCTCCCGGCACATCGACGGGGCCTCCGACCTGGGCCGGATGCAGCGCCAGCAGAAGTTCATCGCGGCGCTGATCAAGCAGGCGACCAGCAGCGGAGTGCTGTTGAACCCGGTGAAGTTCCAGCGGGTCTCCTCCTCGATGCTCGGCTCGGTCCGGGCCGACAAGGGGTTCGGTACGGAACAGATGCTGACGCTCGGCAAGGCGATGCGCGGCTTCAGCCCGGCGTCGTCGGAGTTCACCTCCGTACCGGTCGGGAACGTCAGCTTCCCGGTCAAGGGCATCGGCTCCACCGTGCAGTGGGACGCGAAGAAGTCGAAGAAGCTGTTCCGGGCGCTGCGCGAGGACAGGCCGCTCGCCTCGCGGAAGGTGGGCGGGCCGCAGAAGCCGAAGGGGGCACTCGTCGATGTGGCACCGCAGCAGATCCGGGTGCAGGTCTACAACGGGACCCCGAAGGACGGCCTCGGCAAGGAGATGGACGACGCGCTGCGCGCCACCGGCTTCGACACCACCCGCGCCCCGCTCAACGGGGAGCTGCGCGACCTGCGGCGGACGCTGGTGACGTTCGACCCCCGGTGGGACCGGTCGGCGAGGTCCCTGGCCGCCGCGTTGCCGGGGAGCGAGCTGAGGGCGGTGCAGGGGCAGGGCGGCACGATGAAGGTGACGGCGGGCTCGGACTTCGGCACGGTGCAGCGGGTGCGGGCGGAGAGCCCGCAGCAGGGCAAGTTCGGCGCGGTGACGGGGGACGAGGTCGTCTGCCCGTGA
- a CDS encoding acyl-CoA thioesterase has protein sequence MTDQAPRPEGEIPGKSTAASRTTLSHIMTGNDTNLLGTVHGGVIMKLVDDAAGAVAGRHSGGPAVTASMDEMVFLEPVRVGDLVHVRAQVNWTGRSSMEVGVRVMAERWNESTPAQQVGSAYLVFAAVDGDGKPRAVPHVIPETERDKRRYQEAQIRRTHRLARRRAIKELRERRVADGIDD, from the coding sequence ATGACAGATCAGGCCCCACGCCCGGAGGGCGAGATTCCGGGCAAGTCGACCGCGGCTTCCCGGACCACCCTCAGCCACATCATGACCGGAAACGACACCAACCTGCTGGGTACGGTGCACGGTGGCGTGATCATGAAACTGGTCGACGACGCGGCGGGCGCCGTGGCCGGCCGGCACTCCGGCGGACCGGCCGTGACGGCGTCGATGGACGAGATGGTCTTCCTGGAGCCGGTCCGCGTCGGTGACCTCGTTCACGTACGCGCCCAGGTGAACTGGACCGGCCGCTCCTCGATGGAGGTCGGGGTCCGGGTGATGGCCGAGCGCTGGAACGAGTCGACCCCCGCCCAGCAGGTCGGCAGCGCCTATCTGGTGTTCGCGGCGGTCGACGGGGACGGCAAGCCGCGCGCCGTACCGCATGTGATCCCCGAGACGGAGCGTGACAAGCGGCGCTACCAGGAGGCCCAGATCCGGCGTACGCACCGGCTGGCCCGGCGCCGCGCGATCAAGGAACTGCGCGAGAGGCGCGTGGCCGACGGCATCGACGACTGA
- a CDS encoding LCP family protein: MNDWPDRRTGDRSDRYGQGSSSPQPESARAMPHIQRRPAPPRAPQVPPQGQGYDDRYGGREGDSAYDNGYNTGQVYGSGNGSGHGGGRRGGGGDGGYVQGRPAPDWRRRIKIGALTLVVVVLAVSISTYFWADSKLKREVDLSKVIERPEGGEGTNYLIVGSDSRAGMTAEDKKKLHTGSAEGKRTDSMMILHDGSDGPTLVSLPRDSNVEIPSFVGSESGKKYPGRGRTVKLNAAYAEDGPELLVRTVEFNTGLRIDHYVEIGFGGFAKIVDAIGGVELDIPKAFKDKKSGADFQAGKQTLNGEQSLAFVRTRYAFAGSDLDRTKNQQKFLAALASQTATPSTIINPFKLYPTMGAGLDTLIVDKDMSLWSLSQMFFAMKGVTGGDGTSMNMPISGSIGGNLVWDKEKVKQLVQQLKNDEKVTVTGN, translated from the coding sequence ATGAACGATTGGCCCGATCGACGGACCGGCGACCGCAGCGACCGCTACGGGCAGGGCAGCTCAAGCCCCCAGCCCGAGAGCGCCCGTGCGATGCCGCACATCCAGCGTCGACCGGCCCCGCCGCGGGCACCGCAGGTACCGCCGCAGGGCCAGGGGTACGACGACCGCTACGGCGGCCGCGAAGGTGATTCCGCCTACGACAACGGTTACAACACGGGCCAGGTCTACGGCAGCGGCAACGGCTCCGGCCACGGCGGCGGACGGCGCGGCGGCGGGGGCGACGGCGGTTACGTCCAGGGCCGCCCCGCTCCCGACTGGCGCCGGCGGATCAAGATCGGCGCGCTGACCCTGGTGGTCGTCGTGCTCGCCGTCTCCATCTCCACGTACTTCTGGGCCGACTCCAAGCTGAAGCGCGAGGTCGACCTCTCCAAGGTCATCGAGCGGCCCGAGGGCGGCGAGGGCACGAACTACCTGATCGTCGGCTCCGACAGCCGCGCGGGGATGACCGCGGAGGACAAGAAGAAGCTCCACACCGGTTCCGCCGAGGGCAAGCGGACCGACTCGATGATGATCCTGCACGACGGGTCCGACGGGCCGACGCTGGTCTCCCTGCCGCGTGACTCGAACGTCGAGATCCCCTCGTTCGTGGGCTCGGAGTCGGGCAAGAAGTACCCGGGCAGGGGCCGGACCGTGAAGCTGAACGCGGCGTACGCCGAGGACGGCCCCGAACTGCTGGTCCGGACCGTCGAGTTCAACACCGGGCTGCGCATCGACCACTACGTCGAGATCGGCTTCGGCGGCTTCGCCAAGATCGTGGACGCGATCGGCGGGGTGGAGCTGGACATCCCCAAGGCGTTCAAGGACAAGAAGTCCGGCGCCGACTTCCAGGCGGGCAAGCAGACGCTGAACGGCGAGCAGTCCCTCGCCTTCGTCCGCACCCGGTACGCGTTCGCGGGCAGCGACCTCGACCGTACGAAGAACCAGCAGAAGTTCCTCGCGGCGCTGGCGAGCCAGACGGCGACCCCGTCCACGATCATCAACCCGTTCAAGCTGTACCCGACGATGGGCGCGGGCCTGGACACCCTGATCGTCGACAAGGACATGTCGCTCTGGTCCCTGAGCCAGATGTTCTTCGCGATGAAGGGCGTCACGGGCGGCGACGGTACGTCGATGAACATGCCAATCTCGGGCAGCATCGGCGGGAACCTCGTCTGGGACAAGGAGAAGGTCAAGCAGCTCGTCCAGCAGCTGAAGAACGACGAGAAGGTCACCGTCACCGGTAACTGA
- a CDS encoding acyl-CoA dehydrogenase family protein, whose protein sequence is MAGSTDFDLYRPAEEHDMLRETIRSLAEAKIAPFAAAVDEEGRFPQEALDALVASDLHAVHVPEEYGGAGADALATVIVIEEVARACASSSLIPAVNKLGSLPVILSGSEALKKKYLGPLAKGDAMFSYALSEPDAGSDAAGMKTKAVRDGDFWVLNGVKRWITNAGVSEYYTVMAVTDPTKRSKGISAFVVEKSDEGVSFGAPERKLGIKGSPTREVYLDNVRIPADRMIGEEGTGFATAMKTLDHTRITIAAQALGIAQGALDYAKGYVKERKQFGKPIADFQGVQFMLADMAMKLEAARQLTYAAAAKSERLDGDLTFFGAAAKCFASDVAMEVTTDAVQLLGGYGYTRDYPVERMMRDAKITQIYEGTNQVQRIVMARNLP, encoded by the coding sequence TTGGCGGGTTCGACCGATTTCGACCTGTACCGTCCGGCCGAGGAGCACGACATGCTCCGCGAAACGATCCGTTCGCTCGCCGAGGCGAAGATCGCCCCGTTCGCCGCAGCCGTGGACGAGGAGGGCCGCTTCCCCCAGGAGGCGCTGGACGCTCTGGTCGCCTCGGACCTGCACGCCGTCCACGTCCCGGAGGAGTACGGCGGCGCCGGCGCGGACGCGCTGGCGACGGTCATCGTGATCGAGGAGGTGGCCCGCGCCTGCGCGTCCTCCTCCCTCATCCCGGCCGTGAACAAGCTGGGCTCGCTCCCGGTGATCCTCTCGGGCTCCGAGGCGCTGAAGAAGAAGTACCTGGGCCCGCTCGCCAAGGGCGACGCGATGTTCTCGTACGCCCTCTCCGAGCCGGACGCGGGATCGGACGCGGCGGGCATGAAGACCAAGGCCGTCCGCGACGGTGACTTCTGGGTCCTCAACGGGGTGAAGCGCTGGATCACCAACGCGGGCGTCTCCGAGTACTACACGGTCATGGCCGTCACCGACCCGACCAAGCGCTCCAAGGGCATCTCGGCGTTCGTCGTCGAGAAGTCGGACGAGGGCGTCTCCTTCGGCGCCCCGGAGCGGAAGCTCGGCATCAAGGGCTCCCCGACCCGTGAGGTCTACCTCGACAACGTCCGCATCCCCGCCGACCGCATGATCGGCGAGGAGGGCACCGGCTTCGCCACCGCGATGAAGACCCTGGACCACACCCGCATCACGATCGCGGCCCAGGCACTCGGCATCGCCCAGGGCGCCCTCGACTACGCCAAGGGCTACGTCAAGGAGCGCAAGCAGTTCGGCAAGCCGATCGCCGACTTCCAGGGCGTCCAGTTCATGCTCGCCGACATGGCGATGAAGCTGGAGGCGGCCCGGCAGCTCACCTACGCGGCGGCCGCGAAGTCCGAGCGCCTCGACGGCGACCTCACCTTCTTCGGCGCCGCGGCCAAGTGCTTCGCCTCCGACGTGGCGATGGAGGTCACCACGGACGCTGTCCAGCTGCTCGGCGGCTACGGCTACACGCGGGACTACCCGGTGGAGCGGATGATGCGCGACGCGAAGATCACGCAGATCTACGAAGGCACGAATCAGGTCCAGCGGATCGTCATGGCCCGCAACCTGCCGTAG
- a CDS encoding UDP-glucose dehydrogenase family protein produces the protein MALRITVIGTGYLGATHAAAMAELGFEVLGLDVVPEKIELLSAGRVPMYEPGLEEILQKHVEGIEGSTGRLRFTTSWEEVGAFGDVHFVCVNTPQKHGEYACDMSYVDSAFESLAPQLTRPALVVGKSTVPVGSAARLAARLAELAPVGAAAELAWNPEFLREGFAVKDTLHPDRIVVGVESEGAEKLLREVYAVPVAEGSPFVVTDFPTAELVKTSANSFLATKISFINAMAEVCEAADGDVVKLAEAIGHDERIGKKFLRAGIGFGGGCLPKDIRAFMARAGELGADQALTFLREVDSINMRRRGHMVELAREAVGGDSFLGKRVAVLGATFKPDSDDVRDSPALNVAGQIHLQGGQVTVFDPKGMDNARRLFPTLGYADSALEAVRGADVVLHLTEWREFRELDPAALGEAVTHRIILDGRNALDSEVWRGAGWTYRAMGRPRA, from the coding sequence ATGGCCCTCAGGATCACTGTGATCGGCACCGGCTACCTCGGTGCCACCCATGCTGCGGCCATGGCGGAGCTGGGCTTCGAGGTGCTCGGCCTCGATGTCGTACCGGAGAAGATCGAGCTGCTCTCGGCCGGCCGGGTACCGATGTACGAACCCGGGCTCGAAGAGATCCTCCAGAAGCACGTCGAGGGCATCGAGGGCTCCACCGGACGGCTGCGGTTCACCACCTCCTGGGAGGAGGTCGGTGCCTTCGGTGATGTGCACTTCGTCTGTGTGAACACCCCGCAGAAGCACGGCGAGTACGCCTGTGACATGAGCTATGTGGACAGCGCCTTCGAGTCGCTCGCGCCCCAGCTCACCCGGCCCGCCCTGGTCGTCGGCAAGTCGACCGTGCCGGTGGGTTCCGCCGCCCGGCTCGCGGCCCGGCTCGCGGAGCTGGCACCGGTGGGCGCGGCCGCGGAGCTGGCCTGGAATCCGGAGTTCCTGCGCGAGGGCTTCGCGGTGAAGGACACCCTGCACCCCGACCGGATCGTGGTCGGGGTGGAGAGCGAGGGCGCCGAGAAGCTGCTGCGCGAGGTGTACGCGGTACCGGTCGCCGAGGGATCGCCGTTCGTGGTGACCGACTTCCCCACCGCCGAGCTGGTGAAGACCTCCGCCAACTCGTTCCTGGCGACCAAGATCTCGTTCATCAACGCCATGGCCGAGGTCTGCGAGGCCGCCGACGGCGATGTGGTGAAGCTGGCCGAGGCCATCGGGCACGACGAGCGGATCGGGAAGAAGTTCCTGCGGGCCGGGATCGGGTTCGGCGGCGGCTGTCTGCCCAAGGACATCCGGGCGTTCATGGCGCGCGCCGGTGAGCTGGGCGCGGACCAGGCGCTCACCTTCCTCCGCGAGGTCGACTCCATCAACATGCGGCGCCGCGGCCACATGGTGGAGCTCGCCCGGGAGGCGGTGGGCGGCGATTCGTTCCTGGGCAAGCGGGTGGCGGTGCTCGGCGCGACGTTCAAGCCGGACTCCGACGACGTACGGGACTCCCCCGCGCTGAACGTGGCCGGACAGATCCACCTCCAGGGCGGCCAGGTCACGGTCTTCGACCCCAAGGGCATGGACAACGCCCGGCGGCTGTTCCCGACGCTGGGCTACGCGGACTCGGCGCTGGAGGCGGTGCGCGGCGCGGATGTGGTGCTGCACCTCACGGAGTGGCGCGAGTTCCGCGAGCTGGACCCGGCGGCGCTGGGCGAGGCGGTGACCCACCGGATCATCCTGGACGGCCGCAACGCGCTGGACAGCGAGGTGTGGCGCGGGGCGGGCTGGACGTACCGGGCGATGGGCCGCCCGAGGGCCTGA
- a CDS encoding CGNR zinc finger domain-containing protein has product MNERAAAPGALVLIEDLVNTLNIETGVDTLGTADGRAPFGLTEAEAPGARDLREALRRACLAHAGHRLPEGAPEPPPLDELLAAAPLRVTVDAEGAAALRPAVGPPDPTALAALTAGVAQAVAAAAADGTWMRLKACEAEDCHWVYYDRSPAGRRRWCSMSVCGARAKMRTYRARRA; this is encoded by the coding sequence ATGAATGAGCGGGCAGCGGCACCCGGAGCACTCGTCCTGATCGAGGACCTGGTCAACACGCTGAACATCGAGACCGGCGTCGACACCCTCGGCACGGCGGACGGCCGCGCCCCGTTCGGCCTCACCGAGGCCGAGGCGCCCGGCGCCCGGGACCTGCGCGAGGCGCTGCGCCGCGCCTGTCTGGCCCACGCGGGCCACCGGCTGCCCGAAGGCGCCCCGGAGCCGCCCCCGCTCGACGAACTGCTGGCCGCCGCGCCCCTGCGGGTGACGGTCGACGCCGAGGGTGCGGCGGCGCTCCGGCCCGCCGTCGGGCCCCCGGACCCCACGGCCCTCGCCGCCCTCACCGCCGGTGTCGCACAGGCCGTCGCCGCCGCCGCGGCCGACGGGACCTGGATGCGGCTCAAGGCGTGCGAGGCGGAGGACTGCCACTGGGTCTACTACGACCGCAGCCCGGCGGGGCGGCGGCGCTGGTGCTCCATGTCGGTGTGCGGGGCCCGCGCCAAGATGCGTACCTACCGCGCCAGGCGCGCCTGA
- a CDS encoding VOC family protein — protein sequence MAIATLGTVVLDCPDPVALAGFYAAVLGGTVERFEDGGDRWVELTGGAGTPLAFQAAPGFVPPRWPSPDGSQQFHLDLTVPDLDAAEGEVLALGARVLDADDRKRSFRVYADPAGHPFCLCAG from the coding sequence ATGGCCATCGCCACATTGGGCACCGTCGTCCTGGACTGCCCCGATCCTGTCGCGCTCGCCGGTTTCTACGCCGCCGTGCTGGGCGGCACCGTCGAGCGGTTCGAGGACGGCGGGGACAGGTGGGTGGAGCTCACCGGAGGTGCGGGCACCCCGCTCGCCTTCCAGGCCGCACCCGGCTTCGTACCGCCGCGGTGGCCGAGTCCTGACGGATCCCAGCAGTTCCATCTGGACCTGACCGTGCCCGATCTGGACGCGGCGGAGGGTGAGGTGCTCGCCCTGGGGGCGCGGGTCCTCGACGCGGATGACCGGAAGCGGTCGTTCCGGGTGTACGCGGATCCCGCCGGTCACCCGTTCTGTCTCTGCGCGGGCTGA
- a CDS encoding dipeptidase, whose translation MDYLDRARELLAAHPVVDGHNDLPWALREQVGYDLDARDIATSQTGLLHTDIPRLRAGGVGAQFWSVYVRTDMRGDEAVSATLEQIDVVAELIARYPTHLRRALSADDMERARAERRIASLMGAEGGHSINNSLGTLRALHTLGVRYMTLTHNDNIDWADSATDTPRIGGLSEFGHEVVREMNRIGMLVDLSHVAATTMRDALATSTAPVIFSHSSARTVCDHPRNIPDDVLAALPRNGGIAMATFVPKFVLPEAGDWTLAADRNMREHGMHHLDTTPQAMRVHEDFEAAYPRPVATVATIADHLDHMRTVAGIDHIGIGGDYDGTAFLPRGLEDVSGYPNLIAELLARGWSDTDLAKLTWRNAVRVLRDAEAVARDLQTRRGPSHATIDELDGPAV comes from the coding sequence ATGGACTACCTGGACCGGGCCCGGGAGCTCCTCGCCGCCCACCCCGTCGTCGACGGTCACAACGATCTGCCGTGGGCCCTGCGCGAACAGGTCGGCTACGACCTGGACGCACGGGACATCGCCACCAGCCAGACCGGTCTCCTGCACACCGACATCCCCCGGTTGCGCGCCGGTGGCGTCGGCGCGCAGTTCTGGTCGGTCTACGTCCGTACGGACATGCGCGGCGACGAGGCGGTCAGCGCCACCCTCGAACAGATCGACGTGGTCGCCGAGCTGATCGCCCGCTACCCCACGCACCTGCGGCGCGCGCTGAGCGCCGACGACATGGAGCGCGCCCGCGCCGAGCGCCGGATCGCCTCCCTGATGGGCGCCGAGGGCGGCCACTCCATCAACAACTCGCTGGGCACCCTGCGGGCCCTGCACACCCTCGGCGTCCGCTACATGACGCTGACCCACAACGACAACATCGACTGGGCGGACTCGGCGACCGACACCCCGCGCATCGGCGGCCTCTCGGAATTCGGCCACGAGGTCGTACGGGAGATGAACCGCATCGGCATGCTGGTCGACCTCTCCCATGTCGCGGCCACCACGATGCGGGACGCGCTCGCCACCAGCACCGCGCCGGTGATCTTCTCGCACTCCTCCGCCCGGACGGTCTGCGACCACCCGCGCAACATCCCCGACGACGTGCTGGCCGCGCTCCCGCGCAACGGCGGCATCGCCATGGCGACGTTCGTCCCGAAGTTCGTGCTGCCCGAAGCCGGCGACTGGACCCTGGCCGCCGACCGGAACATGCGCGAGCACGGGATGCACCACCTCGACACCACCCCGCAGGCAATGCGCGTCCACGAGGACTTCGAGGCGGCCTACCCCCGCCCGGTGGCCACCGTGGCGACGATCGCCGACCACCTCGACCACATGCGGACGGTCGCGGGCATCGACCACATCGGCATCGGCGGCGACTACGACGGCACGGCGTTCCTCCCGCGTGGCCTGGAGGATGTCTCCGGCTACCCGAACCTGATCGCCGAGCTCCTCGCCCGCGGCTGGTCCGACACCGACCTGGCCAAGCTGACCTGGCGGAACGCGGTGCGGGTGCTGCGCGACGCGGAAGCCGTCGCGCGGGACCTCCAGACCCGGCGCGGCCCGTCCCATGCCACGATCGACGAGCTGGACGGCCCGGCCGTCTGA
- the purE gene encoding 5-(carboxyamino)imidazole ribonucleotide mutase — protein MTSPRTGTSSGTSPVIGIVMGSDSDWPVMEAAAKALDEFGIPYEVDVVSAHRMPREMIAYGEQADGRGLKAIIAGAGGAAHLPGMLASVTPLPVIGVPVPLKYLDGMDSLLSIVQMPAGVPVATVSVAGARNAGLLAARILAAHDSELRARMREFQQELNEQATEKGKRLRSKVEGSDSFGFGK, from the coding sequence ATGACTTCCCCCCGCACCGGAACCTCCTCGGGTACCTCACCCGTCATCGGCATCGTCATGGGCTCCGACTCCGACTGGCCCGTGATGGAAGCGGCCGCGAAGGCGCTCGACGAGTTCGGGATCCCGTACGAGGTCGACGTCGTCTCCGCCCACCGCATGCCGCGCGAGATGATCGCGTACGGCGAGCAGGCGGACGGCCGCGGGCTGAAGGCGATCATCGCGGGTGCGGGCGGCGCGGCCCACCTGCCCGGCATGCTGGCCTCCGTCACCCCGCTGCCCGTCATCGGCGTGCCGGTTCCGCTGAAGTACCTGGACGGCATGGACAGCCTGCTCTCCATCGTGCAGATGCCCGCCGGGGTCCCCGTCGCCACGGTCTCGGTCGCCGGCGCACGCAACGCGGGCCTGCTCGCCGCCCGGATCCTCGCCGCCCACGACAGCGAGCTGCGGGCCCGGATGCGGGAGTTCCAGCAGGAACTCAACGAACAGGCCACCGAGAAGGGCAAGCGGCTGCGGTCCAAGGTCGAGGGCTCCGACTCCTTCGGCTTCGGAAAGTAG